A window of the Synechococcus sp. LTW-R genome harbors these coding sequences:
- a CDS encoding alanine--glyoxylate aminotransferase family protein: MQDKLTLMIPGPTPVPESVLQSMGRHPIGHRSADFQKIVERTTAQLKWLHQTTNDVLVITGSGTAAMEAGIINVLSKGDKVLCGDNGKFGERWVKVAQAYGLEVEVIKAEWGSPLDPEAFRTALEADSSKAIKAVILTHSETSTGVINDLETIAKHVKAHGTALTIADCVTSLGACNVPMDAWGIDIIGSGSQKGYMMPPGLAFVAMSDKAWEAYGRSDLPKFYLDLGKYRKSAQANSNPFTPAINLYFALESALEMMQAEGLEGIFSRHARHRAAAQAGMKAIGLPLYAAEGCGSPAITAVAPDGIDAESLRKKVKDRFDILLAGGQDHLKGKVFRIGHLGFVCDRDVLTAVAAIEATLQELGLHKGTPGAGVAACAAALAS; this comes from the coding sequence ATGCAGGACAAGCTGACTCTGATGATCCCCGGCCCCACACCGGTGCCGGAAAGCGTCCTGCAGTCGATGGGGCGTCACCCCATTGGCCACCGCAGCGCGGACTTCCAAAAGATCGTCGAGCGCACCACCGCCCAACTGAAGTGGCTGCATCAGACCACCAATGACGTGCTGGTGATCACCGGCAGCGGCACCGCCGCCATGGAAGCCGGAATCATCAACGTGCTGAGCAAAGGGGACAAGGTCCTCTGCGGCGATAACGGCAAGTTTGGCGAGCGCTGGGTGAAGGTGGCCCAGGCCTATGGCCTGGAGGTGGAGGTGATTAAGGCCGAGTGGGGCTCCCCCCTGGATCCAGAAGCGTTCCGCACCGCCCTGGAGGCGGACTCCAGCAAGGCCATCAAGGCCGTGATCTTGACCCACTCGGAAACCTCCACCGGGGTCATCAACGACCTGGAGACCATCGCCAAGCACGTGAAGGCCCACGGCACGGCCCTGACCATCGCCGACTGCGTCACCAGCCTCGGGGCCTGCAATGTACCGATGGATGCCTGGGGAATCGACATCATCGGATCCGGCTCCCAGAAGGGCTACATGATGCCCCCGGGCCTGGCCTTCGTGGCCATGAGCGACAAGGCCTGGGAGGCCTACGGCCGCTCGGATCTGCCGAAGTTTTACCTGGATCTCGGCAAGTACCGGAAATCGGCCCAGGCCAACAGCAACCCCTTCACCCCCGCCATCAATCTCTACTTCGCACTCGAATCAGCGCTGGAGATGATGCAGGCCGAGGGCCTCGAGGGGATCTTTTCCCGCCACGCCCGCCATCGGGCCGCCGCCCAAGCGGGCATGAAGGCCATTGGCCTGCCCCTCTATGCGGCCGAAGGCTGCGGCAGCCCGGCCATCACCGCCGTGGCTCCCGACGGGATCGATGCTGAGAGCCTGCGCAAGAAGGTCAAGGATCGCTTTGACATCCTCCTGGCCGGCGGCCAAGACCACCTCAAGGGCAAGGTCTTCCGCATCGGCCACCTGGGCTTCGTCTGTGATCGCGACGTGCTGACCGCCGTCGCCGCCATCGAAGCCACCCTCCAGGAGCTTGGCCTGCACAAAGGCACCCCAGGTGCCGGTGTCGCCGCTTGCGCCGCCGCCCTGGCCAGCTGA
- the cbiD gene encoding cobalt-precorrin-5B (C(1))-methyltransferase CbiD, producing the protein MAECGYTLPVWVAAAAVAAVRELRGLPFEDQVQLLLEPAAGRSATAIPVQAAARLSPERALATSCCDPGEVLDLTRGLQVWVEASWTKPDPQGDWLQVLPGAGVGVHAASGEACLSAYARQLLETNLLPLLLGGRGLRLTITLPEGRQRAERTSNAAFGVVDGLALIGTQALVQRSAAPDQLAQAREELERRSQEPRWRGDLVLVLGENGLDLAPQQGLPPALLLKAGNWIGPLLVAAAELGVKRLLLFGYQGKLIKLAGGIFHTHHHLADGRLEILAAQAVHHGCSLEQIRLLLEAASVDQALSALAADDAGLATGLQQRLAAVIEQRARDYLAKHHHNPALQLGAVLFDRSRSICASGPVGAELLEGFRA; encoded by the coding sequence ATGGCTGAGTGCGGCTACACCCTGCCGGTGTGGGTGGCGGCCGCAGCCGTGGCGGCCGTTCGGGAGCTGCGGGGGCTGCCGTTCGAAGACCAGGTTCAACTGCTCCTCGAGCCCGCTGCGGGCCGTTCAGCGACGGCGATTCCGGTCCAGGCGGCTGCGCGCTTGAGCCCAGAGCGGGCCTTGGCCACCAGTTGCTGTGACCCTGGGGAGGTGTTGGATCTCACCCGAGGTCTGCAGGTTTGGGTGGAAGCCAGCTGGACTAAGCCGGACCCCCAGGGGGATTGGTTGCAGGTGCTGCCCGGGGCTGGTGTGGGGGTCCATGCGGCTTCCGGGGAGGCGTGCCTCTCGGCCTATGCCCGGCAGCTGCTGGAGACCAACCTGCTGCCATTGCTGCTGGGCGGGCGGGGTCTGCGGCTGACGATCACCCTGCCGGAGGGGCGCCAACGGGCAGAGCGCACCAGCAACGCCGCCTTTGGCGTGGTGGATGGCTTGGCCCTCATTGGCACGCAGGCCTTGGTGCAGCGCAGTGCCGCCCCCGATCAACTGGCCCAGGCCCGTGAGGAGTTGGAGCGCCGCAGCCAGGAGCCGCGTTGGCGCGGCGATCTGGTGTTGGTCTTGGGGGAAAACGGTCTGGATCTCGCTCCGCAGCAGGGGCTCCCGCCGGCGCTGTTGTTGAAGGCGGGCAACTGGATTGGACCGTTGCTGGTGGCCGCGGCTGAGCTGGGGGTGAAGCGTCTGCTCTTGTTCGGCTACCAGGGCAAGTTGATCAAGCTGGCTGGAGGCATCTTTCACACCCACCACCATCTGGCGGATGGCCGCCTGGAGATCCTTGCGGCCCAGGCCGTTCACCACGGATGTTCGCTGGAGCAGATCCGATTGTTGCTAGAAGCCGCCAGCGTGGACCAGGCCTTGTCGGCCCTGGCGGCGGACGACGCCGGCCTGGCGACGGGCCTGCAGCAGCGCTTGGCTGCCGTAATTGAGCAGCGCGCCCGCGATTACCTGGCGAAGCATCACCACAACCCTGCGCTGCAGCTGGGTGCGGTGCTGTTTGACCGCAGCCGGAGCATCTGCGCCAGTGGCCCTGTCGGGGCCGAGCTTTTGGAGGGCTTTCGGGCCTGA
- the guaA gene encoding glutamine-hydrolyzing GMP synthase — MSDVTPTSIGETNRHPAIVILDFGSQYSELIARRVRETEVYSLVMGYSTSAAELKALNPKGIILSGGPSSVYADHAPKCDPEIWDLGIPVLGVCYGMQLMVQQLGGSVVAAGRAEYGKAPLFVDDPTDLLTNVDEGSTMWMSHGDSVERLPEGFVRLAHTDNTPEAAVADHQRRLYGVQFHPEVVHSECGMALIRNFVYHVSGCLPDWTTAAFIDEAVADVRRQVGDKRVLLALSGGVDSSTLAFLLHKAIGDQLTCMFIDQGFMRKGEPEFLMDFFDKKFHIRVEYINARERFINKLAGVTDPEEKRKLIGTEFIRVFEEESKRLGPFDYLAQGTLYPDVIESAGTNVDPKTGERVAVKIKSHHNVGGLPKDLQFKLVEPLRRLFKDEVRKVGRTLGLPEEIVGRHPFPGPGLAIRILGEVTDDRLDILRDADLVVREEIKAAGLYHDIWQAFAVLLPVRSVGVMGDNRTYAFPIVLRCVSSEDGMTADWSRLPYDLLEKISNRIVNEVKGVNRVVLDITSKPPGTIEWE, encoded by the coding sequence ATGTCAGACGTGACTCCAACCTCGATCGGTGAAACCAATCGCCATCCGGCGATTGTGATTCTTGATTTTGGTTCTCAATATTCCGAGCTGATCGCCCGTCGGGTGAGGGAAACCGAGGTGTATTCCCTGGTGATGGGGTACTCCACCAGCGCGGCTGAATTAAAGGCGCTGAATCCCAAGGGAATCATCCTCAGTGGGGGGCCCAGTTCGGTCTATGCGGACCATGCCCCGAAGTGCGATCCCGAGATTTGGGATCTGGGGATTCCGGTGCTGGGTGTCTGCTACGGCATGCAGCTGATGGTTCAACAGCTGGGTGGCTCTGTGGTGGCCGCGGGCCGCGCTGAGTACGGCAAGGCGCCCCTCTTTGTCGACGACCCCACCGACCTGCTCACGAACGTCGACGAGGGCTCGACGATGTGGATGAGCCATGGCGACTCAGTCGAGCGACTGCCCGAGGGTTTTGTCCGCTTGGCCCACACCGACAACACGCCTGAGGCGGCGGTTGCCGACCACCAGCGCCGTCTGTATGGCGTTCAGTTCCACCCGGAGGTGGTGCATTCCGAGTGCGGAATGGCCCTGATCCGCAACTTCGTCTATCACGTCTCCGGTTGTCTTCCGGATTGGACCACGGCGGCCTTTATCGATGAGGCGGTTGCCGATGTACGCCGTCAGGTCGGGGATAAGCGCGTCCTGCTCGCCCTCTCCGGTGGTGTCGACTCCTCCACCCTCGCCTTCCTGTTGCACAAGGCGATCGGTGATCAGTTGACCTGCATGTTCATCGACCAGGGCTTCATGCGGAAGGGTGAGCCCGAGTTCCTGATGGACTTCTTCGACAAGAAGTTCCACATCCGGGTCGAATACATCAATGCCCGGGAGCGCTTCATCAACAAACTCGCGGGCGTCACCGACCCCGAGGAAAAGCGCAAACTGATTGGCACCGAATTCATTCGGGTCTTCGAAGAAGAGAGCAAGCGCCTTGGCCCCTTCGATTACCTGGCCCAGGGCACGCTCTATCCGGATGTGATCGAGAGCGCTGGCACCAACGTCGATCCCAAGACGGGTGAACGGGTGGCCGTGAAGATCAAGAGCCACCACAACGTGGGCGGCTTGCCCAAGGACCTCCAGTTCAAGTTGGTGGAGCCCCTGCGGCGTCTGTTTAAGGACGAGGTCCGCAAGGTGGGCCGCACCCTGGGACTTCCCGAGGAGATCGTCGGCCGCCATCCCTTCCCCGGTCCTGGCCTGGCGATTCGCATCCTGGGTGAGGTGACCGACGACAGGCTCGACATTCTTAGGGATGCCGATCTGGTGGTGCGCGAGGAAATCAAGGCCGCGGGTCTGTATCACGACATCTGGCAGGCTTTCGCGGTGCTGCTACCGGTCCGCAGTGTTGGCGTGATGGGTGATAACCGCACCTATGCCTTCCCCATTGTTCTGCGCTGTGTCTCCTCGGAAGACGGCATGACGGCCGATTGGTCCCGTCTCCCCTACGACCTGCTGGAGAAGATCTCCAACCGGATCGTCAATGAGGTCAAAGGCGTTAACCGGGTCGTGCTCGACATCACCAGCAAGCCCCCCGGCACGATCGAGTGGGAATAA